Proteins found in one Choloepus didactylus isolate mChoDid1 chromosome 3, mChoDid1.pri, whole genome shotgun sequence genomic segment:
- the GK2 gene encoding LOW QUALITY PROTEIN: glycerol kinase 2 (The sequence of the model RefSeq protein was modified relative to this genomic sequence to represent the inferred CDS: inserted 6 bases in 5 codons; deleted 1 base in 1 codon; substituted 3 bases at 3 genomic stop codons): MASLTKAAVGPLVGVVVQNTSSPSFLIFDSKAAKILSKHQVEITQEFPQEGWVEQDPKEVPQSXECIERTCEKLDQLNIDISYIRPIGVSNQRETTIVXNRLTGEPLYNAVVWLDLRTQPAIEKLSKKIPGNNNFVKSKTGLPISTYFSAVKLPWMLDNVRKVQNTVEEGRALFGTXESXLIWSLTGGVKRGVHCTDVTNASRTMLFNIHSLEWYKELCDFFEIPMEILPKLVSSSEIYGXMKVGSLKGVPITGCLGNQSAALVGQMCFXERQAKNTYETXCFLPCNTGHKXIFSEQGLLTTVAYKLGKEKSVYYALEGSFAIAGAVIHWLKDNLEILETSEEIEILAKEAGSSYGCCFIPAFSGFYARYWEPTARGIICGLTQFTSKSHIAFAALEAICFQTREILDAMNHDCGIPLSHLQVDGGTANNKILMQLQADILHIPVVNSSMPEIIALGAAMATGAAKGVEQFEPQIKASESDIQYSMWKKAVIKSMGWVTSQSPESANPNIFCSLPLGFFIVSSMIMLIGARYSSGIP, from the exons ATGGCATCCCTGACAAAAGCAGCTGTGGGACCGCTAGTGGGGGTCGTTGTCCAGAACACCAGCTCCCCTAGCTTTCTGATTTTTGATTCAAAAGCAGCGAAAATACTTAGTAAACACCAAGTAGAAATAACACAAGAATTCCCACAAGAAGGATGGGTGGAACAAGACCCTAAGGAAGTTCCGCAGT GTGAGTGTATTGAAAGAACGTGTGAGAAACTTGACCAACTTAATATTGATATATCCTACATAAGACCTATTGGTGTCAGCAATCAGAGGGAAACCACTATAGTCTGAAACAGGCTTACTGGAGAGCCACTCTACAATGCTGTGGTGTGGCTTGATCTAAGAACCCAGCCTGCCATTGAGAAACTGAGC AAAAAAATTCCAGGAAATAATAACTTTGTCAAGTCCAAGACAGGCCTTCCTATTAGCACTTATTTCAGTGCAGTGAAACTTCCTTGGATGCTTGACAATGTAAGAAAAGTTCAAAACACTGTTGAAGAAGGTAGAGCTCTTTTTGGTA TTGAGTCATGACTTATCTGGAGTTTGACAGGAGGAGTTAAAAGAGGCGTCCATTGTACAGATGTAACAAATGCAAGTAGAACAATGCTTTTCAACATTCATTCTTTAGAATGGTATAAAGAGCTCTGTGACTTTTTTGAAATTCCAATGGAGATTCTTCCAAAACTTGTGAGTTCTTCTGAGATCTATGGCTAAATGAAAGTTGGGTCCTTGAAAGGTGTGCCAATAACTGGGTGTTTGGGGAACCAGTCTGCTGCATTAGTAGGGCAAATGTGCT AGGAAAGACAAGCCAAAAACACATATGAAA GGTGTTTCTTACCATGTAATACAGGCCATAA TATATTTTCTGAGCAGGGCCTTCTGACCACAGTGGCTTACAAACTAGGCAAAGAAAAATCAGTATATTATGCTTTGGAAGGTTCTTTTGCTATAGCTGGTGCTGTTATTCACTGGCTAAAAGACAATCTTGAAATCCTGGAGACTTCTGAAGAAATTGAAATTCTTGCTAAAGAAGCAGGTTCTTCTTACGGCTGCTGCTTCATCCCAGCATTTTCAGGGTTCTATGCACGTTATTGGGAGCCCACTGCAAGAGGGATAATCTGTGGTCTCACTCAGTTCACCAGTAAAAGTCatattgcttttgctgcattggAAGCTATTTGTTTCCAAACCAGAGAGATTTTGGATGCCATGAATCATGACTGTGGAATTCCACTCAGTCATTTGCAGGTAGATGGAGGAACGGCCAATAATAAAATTCTTATGCAACTACAGGCAGACATTCTGCATATTCCAGTAGTAAACTCCTCTATGCCTGAAATAATTGCACTGGGAGCTGCCATGGCAACAGGAGCTGCAAAAGGAGTAGAACAGTTTGAACCACAAATCAAGGCCTCAGAAAGTGATATTCAATATTCTATGTGGAAGAAAGCTGTGATTAAGTCAATGGGTTGGGTTACAAGTCAGTCTCCTGAAAGTGCTAACCCTAATATCTTCTGTAGTCTGCCCTTGGGCTTTTTTATAGTTAGTAGCATGATTATGTTAATTGGAGCAAGATATAGTTCAGGTATTCCATAA